In Bacillus thuringiensis, a genomic segment contains:
- the istA gene encoding IS21-like element IS232 family transposase, protein MYIKLDIQTEFEVKSLSDLPNFKKLMGNLKMKINKSQLARELNVDRRTIDKYLNGFTPKGTKNKTSKIDTYYEVIAALLSSDSKQIFYYKRVLWQYLTDNHGLKCSQSAFRAYINRKPEFRTYFDEGKRILSGHSVGVRYETPPGEQAQLDWKESIRFETKSGEIVYVNVAVLLLSYSRFKVFHLNISKSQSVLMSFMTEAFEMFGGVPKVIVTDNMKTVMDEARTEHFTGTINNKFAQFAQDFGFKVQPCIAGRPNTKGKVEAPMKLLDEIHAYQGRFTFEELHEFVQKLCARINQTFHQGTGKIPVFALKQEKNLLQPLPKSAIRDSYMIKHKLVKVNTSGMISYKSNQYSVPAEYQGKTVGLQVYDNQIYVYHNMKLIVQHKISQSKLNYKEEHYKKALAKSLPKYPNIDNLAKQNLSVIGEVYRNEE, encoded by the coding sequence ATGTATATTAAGCTAGATATTCAAACAGAATTTGAGGTTAAAAGTCTTTCAGACTTACCAAATTTTAAAAAACTAATGGGGAACTTAAAAATGAAGATAAATAAAAGTCAATTAGCCAGAGAATTGAATGTGGATCGGCGTACCATAGATAAGTATTTGAATGGTTTTACACCAAAAGGGACAAAAAATAAAACATCGAAAATCGATACATATTATGAAGTGATTGCAGCTCTTTTATCTAGTGATTCTAAACAAATCTTCTACTACAAACGAGTGTTATGGCAGTATCTAACAGACAATCACGGTTTAAAATGTTCACAGTCTGCATTTCGTGCTTATATTAATAGAAAGCCTGAATTTAGAACATATTTTGATGAGGGGAAGCGTATTTTATCAGGTCATTCAGTGGGTGTCCGTTATGAGACACCTCCAGGAGAACAAGCTCAATTAGATTGGAAAGAAAGCATACGATTTGAAACCAAAAGTGGCGAAATCGTATATGTGAATGTAGCTGTACTTTTATTGTCCTACTCGAGATTTAAAGTTTTTCATTTGAATATTTCAAAATCACAAAGTGTTTTAATGTCATTTATGACAGAGGCATTTGAAATGTTTGGTGGTGTACCGAAGGTAATTGTCACGGATAATATGAAGACGGTAATGGATGAAGCTCGAACAGAACACTTTACAGGAACGATTAACAATAAGTTTGCCCAATTCGCTCAAGATTTTGGATTTAAGGTACAACCTTGTATCGCAGGGCGACCAAATACCAAAGGGAAAGTAGAAGCGCCAATGAAACTTCTAGACGAAATTCATGCTTATCAAGGAAGATTCACTTTTGAAGAATTACATGAATTTGTGCAAAAATTATGTGCAAGAATTAATCAAACATTTCATCAAGGGACTGGTAAGATTCCAGTGTTTGCCCTAAAACAGGAAAAGAATCTCCTACAACCACTCCCGAAGAGCGCGATAAGAGATTCCTATATGATTAAGCATAAACTTGTAAAAGTTAATACATCAGGCATGATATCTTACAAATCGAATCAATACTCAGTTCCAGCTGAATATCAAGGTAAAACCGTCGGTTTACAAGTATATGATAATCAAATATATGTTTATCATAACATGAAGTTAATTGTACAACATAAAATCAGCCAATCTAAGCTCAATTATAAAGAAGAACATTATAAAAAAGCATTGGCTAAGTCACTACCTAAATATCCGAACATTGACAATTTGGCGAAACAAAATTTATCAGTAATTGGTGAGGTATATAGAAATGAAGAATAG
- the cry1Ac gene encoding pesticidal crystal protein Cry1Ac translates to MDNNPNINECIPYNCLSNPEVEVLGGERIETGYTPIDISLSLTQFLLSEFVPGAGFVLGLVDIIWGIFGPSQWDAFLVQIEQLINQRIEEFARNQAISRLEGLSNLYQIYAESFREWEADPTNPALREEMRIQFNDMNSALTTAIPLFAVQNYQVPLLSVYVQAANLHLSVLRDVSVFGQRWGFDAATINSRYNDLTRLIGNYTDYAVRWYNTGLERVWGPDSRDWVRYNQFRRELTLTVLDIVALFPNYDSRRYPIRTVSQLTREIYTNPVLENFDGSFRGSAQGIERSIRSPHLMDILNSITIYTDAHRGYYYWSGHQIMASPVGFSGPEFTFPLYGTMGNAAPQQRIVAQLGQGVYRTLSSTLYRRPFNIGINNQQLSVLDGTEFAYGTSSNLPSAVYRKSGTVDSLDEIPPQNNNVPPRQGFSHRLSHVSMFRSGFSNSSVSIIRAPMFSWIHRSAEFNNIIASDSITQIPAVKGNFLFNGSVISGPGFTGGDLVRLNSSGNNIQNRGYIEVPIHFPSTSTRYRVRVRYASVTPIHLNVNWGNSSIFSNTVPATATSLDNLQSSDFGYFESANAFTSSLGNIVGVRNFSGTAGVIIDRFEFIPVTATLEAEYNLERAQKAVNALFTSTNQLGLKTNVTDYHIDQVSNLVTYLSDEFCLDEKRELSEKVKHAKRLSDERNLLQDSNFKDINRQPERGWGGSTGITIQGGDDVFKENYVTLSGTFDECYPTYLYQKIDESKLKAFTRYQLRGYIEDSQDLEIYLIRYNAKHETVNVPGTGSLWPLSAQSPIGKCGEPNRCAPHLEWNPDLDCSCRDGEKCAHHSHHFSLDIDVGCTDLNEDLGVWVIFKIKTQDGHARLGNLEFLEEKPLVGEALARVKRAEKKWRDKREKLEWETNIVYKEAKESVDALFVNSQYDQLQADTNIAMIHAADKRVHSIREAYLPELSVIPGVNAAIFEELEGRIFTAFSLYDARNVIKNGDFNNGLSCWNVKGHVDVEEQNNQRSVLVVPEWEAEVSQEVRVCPGRGYILRVTAYKEGYGEGCVTIHEIENNTDELKFSNCVEEEIYPNNTVTCNDYTVNQEEYGGAYTSRNRGYNEAPSVPADYASVYEEKSYTDGRRENPCEFNRGYRDYTPLPVGYVTKELEYFPETDKVWIEIGETEGTFIVDSVELLLMEE, encoded by the coding sequence ATGGATAACAATCCGAACATCAATGAATGCATTCCTTATAATTGTTTAAGTAACCCTGAAGTAGAAGTATTAGGTGGAGAAAGAATAGAAACTGGTTACACCCCAATCGATATTTCCTTGTCGCTAACGCAATTTCTTTTGAGTGAATTTGTTCCCGGTGCTGGATTTGTGTTAGGACTAGTTGATATAATATGGGGAATTTTTGGTCCCTCTCAATGGGACGCATTTCTTGTACAAATTGAACAGTTAATTAACCAAAGAATAGAAGAATTCGCTAGGAACCAAGCCATTTCTAGATTAGAAGGACTAAGCAATCTTTATCAAATTTACGCAGAATCTTTTAGAGAGTGGGAAGCAGATCCTACTAATCCAGCATTAAGAGAAGAGATGCGTATTCAATTCAATGACATGAACAGTGCCCTTACAACCGCTATTCCTCTTTTTGCAGTTCAAAATTATCAAGTTCCTCTTTTATCAGTATATGTTCAAGCTGCAAATTTACATTTATCAGTTTTGAGAGATGTTTCAGTGTTTGGACAAAGGTGGGGATTTGATGCCGCGACTATCAATAGTCGTTATAATGATTTAACTAGGCTTATTGGCAACTATACAGATTATGCTGTACGCTGGTACAATACGGGATTAGAACGTGTATGGGGACCGGATTCTAGAGATTGGGTAAGGTATAATCAATTTAGAAGAGAATTAACACTAACTGTATTAGATATCGTTGCTCTGTTCCCGAATTATGATAGTAGAAGATATCCAATTCGAACAGTTTCCCAATTAACAAGAGAAATTTATACAAACCCAGTATTAGAAAATTTTGATGGTAGTTTTCGAGGCTCGGCTCAGGGCATAGAAAGAAGTATTAGGAGTCCACATTTGATGGATATACTTAACAGTATAACCATCTATACGGATGCTCATAGGGGTTATTATTATTGGTCAGGGCATCAAATAATGGCTTCTCCTGTAGGGTTTTCGGGGCCAGAATTCACTTTTCCGCTATATGGAACTATGGGAAATGCAGCTCCACAACAACGTATTGTTGCTCAACTAGGTCAGGGCGTGTATAGAACATTATCGTCCACTTTATATAGAAGACCTTTTAATATAGGGATAAATAATCAACAACTATCTGTTCTTGACGGGACAGAATTTGCTTATGGAACCTCCTCAAATTTGCCATCCGCTGTATACAGAAAAAGCGGAACGGTAGATTCGCTGGATGAAATACCGCCACAGAATAACAACGTGCCACCTAGGCAAGGATTTAGTCATCGATTAAGCCATGTTTCAATGTTTCGTTCAGGCTTTAGTAATAGTAGTGTAAGTATAATAAGAGCTCCTATGTTCTCTTGGATACATCGTAGTGCTGAATTTAATAATATAATTGCATCGGATAGTATTACTCAAATCCCTGCAGTGAAGGGAAACTTTCTTTTTAATGGTTCTGTAATTTCAGGACCAGGATTTACTGGTGGGGACTTAGTTAGATTAAATAGTAGTGGAAATAACATTCAGAATAGAGGGTATATTGAAGTTCCAATTCACTTCCCATCGACATCTACCAGATATCGAGTTCGTGTACGGTATGCTTCTGTAACCCCGATTCACCTCAACGTTAATTGGGGTAATTCATCCATTTTTTCCAATACAGTACCAGCTACAGCTACGTCATTAGATAATCTACAATCAAGTGATTTTGGTTATTTTGAAAGTGCCAATGCTTTTACATCTTCATTAGGTAATATAGTAGGTGTTAGAAATTTTAGTGGGACTGCAGGAGTGATAATAGACAGATTTGAATTTATTCCAGTTACTGCAACACTCGAGGCTGAATATAATCTGGAAAGAGCGCAGAAGGCGGTGAATGCGCTGTTTACGTCTACAAACCAACTAGGGCTAAAAACAAATGTAACGGATTATCATATTGATCAAGTGTCCAATTTAGTTACGTATTTATCGGATGAATTTTGTCTGGATGAAAAGCGAGAATTGTCCGAGAAAGTCAAACATGCGAAGCGACTCAGTGATGAACGCAATTTACTCCAAGATTCAAATTTCAAAGACATTAATAGGCAACCAGAACGTGGGTGGGGCGGAAGTACAGGGATTACCATCCAAGGAGGGGATGACGTATTTAAAGAAAATTACGTCACACTATCAGGTACCTTTGATGAGTGCTATCCAACATATTTGTATCAAAAAATCGATGAATCAAAATTAAAAGCCTTTACCCGTTATCAATTAAGAGGGTATATCGAAGATAGTCAAGACTTAGAAATCTATTTAATTCGCTACAATGCAAAACATGAAACAGTAAATGTGCCAGGTACGGGTTCCTTATGGCCGCTTTCAGCCCAAAGTCCAATCGGAAAGTGTGGAGAGCCGAATCGATGCGCGCCACACCTTGAATGGAATCCTGACTTAGATTGTTCGTGTAGGGATGGAGAAAAGTGTGCCCATCATTCGCATCATTTCTCCTTAGACATTGATGTAGGATGTACAGACTTAAATGAGGACCTAGGTGTATGGGTGATCTTTAAGATTAAGACGCAAGATGGGCACGCAAGACTAGGGAATCTAGAGTTTCTCGAAGAGAAACCATTAGTAGGAGAAGCGCTAGCTCGTGTGAAAAGAGCGGAGAAAAAATGGAGAGACAAACGTGAAAAATTGGAATGGGAAACAAATATCGTTTATAAAGAGGCAAAAGAATCTGTAGATGCTTTATTTGTAAACTCTCAATATGATCAATTACAAGCGGATACGAATATTGCCATGATTCATGCGGCAGATAAACGTGTTCATAGCATTCGAGAAGCTTATCTGCCTGAGCTGTCTGTGATTCCGGGTGTCAATGCGGCTATTTTTGAAGAATTAGAAGGGCGTATTTTCACTGCATTCTCCCTATATGATGCGAGAAATGTCATTAAAAATGGTGATTTTAATAATGGCTTATCCTGCTGGAACGTGAAAGGGCATGTAGATGTAGAAGAACAAAACAACCAACGTTCGGTCCTTGTTGTTCCGGAATGGGAAGCAGAAGTGTCACAAGAAGTTCGTGTCTGTCCGGGTCGTGGCTATATCCTTCGTGTCACAGCGTACAAGGAGGGATATGGAGAAGGTTGCGTAACCATTCATGAGATCGAGAACAATACAGACGAACTGAAGTTTAGCAACTGCGTAGAAGAGGAAATCTATCCAAATAACACGGTAACGTGTAATGATTATACTGTAAATCAAGAAGAATACGGAGGTGCGTACACTTCTCGTAATCGAGGATATAACGAAGCTCCTTCCGTACCAGCTGATTATGCGTCAGTCTATGAAGAAAAATCGTATACAGATGGACGAAGAGAGAATCCTTGTGAATTTAACAGAGGGTATAGGGATTACACGCCACTACCAGTTGGTTATGTGACAAAAGAATTAGAATACTTCCCAGAAACCGATAAGGTATGGATTGAGATTGGAGAAACGGAAGGAACATTTATCGTGGACAGCGTGGAATTACTCCTTATGGAGGAATAG
- a CDS encoding IS4-like element IS231B family transposase produces MNLSIQDELQLFSEELCRHLTPSFLEELAKKLGFVKRKRKFSGSELATIFIWISQRTASDSLVRLCSQLHAATGTLMSPEGLNKRFDKKAVEFLKYIFSTLWKSKLCKTSAISSTALTHFQRIRILDATIFQIPKHLASIYPGSGGCAQTAGIKIQLEYDLHSGQFLNFQVGPGKNNDKTFGTECLDTLRPGDLCIRDLGYFSLEDLDQMDQRGAYYISRLKLNHTVYIKNPSPEYFRNGTVKKQSQYIQVDLEHIMNHLKPGQTYEIKEAYIGKNQKLFTRVIIYRLTEKQIQERRKKQAYTESKKGITFSEKSKRLTGINIYVSNTPEGIVPMEQIHDFYSLRWQIEIIFKTWKSLFQIHHWQNIKQERLECHVYGRLIAIFICSSTMFKMRKLLLQKNKRELSEYKAIGMIQDHVSLLYQAIQRNTQDLTKILIRLFDLLQKNGRKSHRYERKTIFDIMGVVYEYNGFGKQKKAA; encoded by the coding sequence ATGAATCTTTCGATTCAAGATGAATTACAACTATTTTCTGAAGAGCTGTGCCGTCATTTAACCCCTTCTTTTTTAGAAGAACTCGCAAAAAAATTAGGTTTTGTAAAAAGAAAACGAAAATTTTCAGGAAGTGAATTAGCTACCATTTTTATTTGGATAAGTCAAAGGACAGCGAGTGATTCCCTCGTTCGATTATGTAGCCAATTACATGCAGCTACAGGTACTCTTATGAGTCCAGAAGGACTTAATAAACGCTTTGATAAAAAAGCTGTTGAATTTCTGAAATATATTTTTTCTACATTATGGAAAAGTAAACTTTGTAAAACATCGGCTATTTCAAGCACGGCGCTTACCCACTTTCAACGTATTCGTATTTTAGATGCGACGATTTTTCAAATCCCAAAACATTTAGCTAGTATATATCCTGGATCCGGTGGTTGCGCACAAACAGCGGGTATCAAGATTCAATTAGAGTATGATTTACATAGCGGTCAATTTTTAAACTTTCAGGTGGGTCCAGGGAAAAATAATGATAAGACCTTTGGAACGGAATGTTTAGATACCTTACGTCCAGGTGACTTGTGCATTCGTGATTTAGGTTATTTTTCATTAGAAGACTTAGATCAAATGGATCAACGAGGTGCCTACTATATATCCAGATTAAAATTAAACCATACTGTTTATATAAAAAATCCGTCTCCAGAATACTTTCGAAACGGAACCGTAAAAAAGCAATCACAGTATATTCAAGTTGATTTAGAACATATCATGAACCATTTAAAACCCGGTCAAACATATGAAATAAAAGAAGCTTACATTGGAAAGAATCAAAAACTATTCACGCGCGTAATTATCTATCGTTTAACAGAAAAACAGATACAGGAACGTAGAAAAAAACAAGCCTATACGGAAAGTAAAAAGGGTATTACGTTTTCAGAAAAGAGTAAACGATTAACGGGTATCAACATATATGTCTCAAATACGCCTGAAGGGATTGTTCCGATGGAACAAATACATGACTTTTACTCCCTTCGCTGGCAAATAGAAATCATTTTTAAAACTTGGAAATCCTTATTTCAAATTCATCATTGGCAAAATATCAAACAAGAGCGATTAGAATGTCATGTGTATGGAAGGCTTATTGCCATTTTTATCTGTTCTTCTACGATGTTTAAGATGCGTAAACTTCTGTTGCAAAAGAACAAAAGAGAATTAAGTGAATATAAAGCTATTGGGATGATTCAAGATCATGTATCGCTGTTATATCAAGCGATACAGAGAAACACCCAAGATCTAACAAAGATTTTAATCCGTTTGTTCGACCTCCTACAGAAGAATGGACGGAAATCTCATCGATATGAGAGGAAAACTATCTTTGATATTATGGGTGTTGTCTATGAGTATAATGGGTTTGGAAAACAAAAGAAAGCTGCATAA
- a CDS encoding N-acetylmuramoyl-L-alanine amidase: MTVFNTKEINNTPFESNIIPKGNRNRPAYSMNPRYITIHTTANQNAGTDARAHARYVNNGGGSSSVSWHFTVDDNRIVQHLPLNENGWHAGDGNGAGNRSSIGIEICENRDGNFEKALTHAAGLVKFLMAHLGLKIGNVVSHQHWSGKNCPRPIFNRPGGFEGFKRMIEDSLNDMVVENHNKDAGTQGLGIAYMEGVNINLRRGPSTSSDVIRKLNKPESYIVWEEREGWLNLGNSWVKYDSSYIYFARRQTSNIGKLVVVDTNELWVYGSANWNDKIKTVKKGEAFTIQDELQVNGSNMYKCKYFYITTNSQFVYVK, from the coding sequence ATGACAGTATTCAATACTAAAGAAATTAATAACACACCTTTTGAAAGTAATATCATTCCAAAAGGAAACCGTAACCGTCCTGCATATTCCATGAATCCAAGATATATCACAATTCACACCACCGCGAATCAAAATGCAGGTACTGATGCAAGAGCGCATGCTAGATATGTTAACAATGGTGGTGGATCATCCAGCGTATCTTGGCACTTTACGGTAGACGATAATCGGATTGTACAGCACTTACCACTAAATGAGAATGGTTGGCATGCCGGAGACGGGAATGGAGCGGGTAATCGCTCGTCTATCGGCATTGAAATTTGTGAAAATCGTGATGGTAATTTTGAAAAAGCCTTAACCCATGCTGCGGGTCTCGTTAAGTTTCTCATGGCTCACCTTGGATTAAAGATTGGGAACGTAGTTTCCCATCAACATTGGAGTGGAAAGAACTGTCCACGTCCGATATTTAATCGACCAGGTGGATTTGAGGGTTTCAAGAGGATGATTGAAGATAGTCTAAACGATATGGTTGTAGAGAATCATAACAAGGATGCGGGTACACAAGGATTAGGAATTGCTTACATGGAAGGTGTAAATATTAACCTTCGCAGAGGACCTAGCACGAGTAGTGATGTAATTCGTAAATTGAACAAACCTGAATCTTATATTGTTTGGGAAGAACGTGAGGGCTGGCTGAACCTAGGTAATTCATGGGTGAAATATGACTCTTCCTATATTTACTTTGCCCGTAGACAAACGAGTAATATTGGTAAATTAGTGGTTGTAGATACAAACGAATTATGGGTCTATGGTTCTGCTAATTGGAATGATAAGATTAAGACTGTAAAAAAAGGGGAAGCATTTACAATTCAAGATGAATTGCAGGTAAATGGTTCTAACATGTATAAGTGTAAGTATTTCTACATTACCACAAATTCTCAATTTGTATATGTAAAATAG